The Microlunatus soli genome contains the following window.
GCCCTGGCGCTGGACAGCCCGTTGCCGGTGACGGTGCAGGGTTCGTTGACCGGTCGGCTCGAGTCCCCGGTCGAGGCCGCGCTGTATTTCGGGGTCGCCGAGTTGCTGGCCAACGCCGGCAAGTACGCGCCCGGTGCCGAGGTCGTCGTTCGGATCGACCATGATGGCAACCGGGCGGTGATCGACGTCGAGGACGACGGTCCCGGCGGTGCCGTGAGCACGCCGGGCGGCGGGTTGGACGGCGTCGGTAGGCGGATCCGCAGCTTCGACGGTGCCCTCACGCTGCACAGCCCGCCGGGCGGTCCGACCCAGATCAGAATGGAGCTGCCATGCGCGTTGTCGTAGCCGAGGACCTCTATCTCCTCCGGGACGGCATCGTCCGGCTGCTGGAGTCGTACGGTCACCAGATCGTCGCCGCCACGGCGACCGGCCAGGAGACCCTGACCGCACTGATCGACACCCGCCCCGACGTCGCGGTCGTCGATGTCCGGATGCCACCGACGAACACCGACGAGGGTCTACGGGCCGCTCTCGACGCACGGCGCCGGATCCCCGGCCTTCCGGTGCTGATCCTCTCCCAGCACGTCGAACAGCTCTACGCCCGGGAACTGCTCACCGACCAGACCGGCGGTGTCGGCTATCTGTTGAAGGAGAGTGTCTTCGACGGGGACCAGTTCAATGATGCCCTGCAGCGGGTCGCGGCCGGCGGCACCGCCCTGGACCCCGCCGTCGTGGCCAAGCTGTTGGCCCGGCCGACCGCGGCCTCCGGCCTGCAGCGGCTGACCGACCGAGAACGGTCCGTCCTCGCCCTGATGGCCGAAGGCTTGTCCAATGCGGCCATCGCCAACCGGCTCTTCCTCAGCGAGAGCGCGATCAGCAAGTACACCACCACGACCTTCGACAAGCTCGACATCAGCGCCGACGACAACGCGAACCGTCGCGTGTTGGCCGTGCTGGCCTACCTCGATCAGGACAGTGCCCGACGAGCCCGATGACCCGGCGACCGATCAGGAACCGGTCGTGCTGTCCACCCGGTGGTCCCCCTCGGACACGGCCGACCGCCGAGACCGCAGCTGGCTGAGGACGAAGATCAACAACCCGACCACGACGACAGCCAACGCCACGATCGCCAGCACGGGTGATCGTTCATACAGCTGGAACCAGGCAGCAAAGGCCACGAAACCGACGGTGGCGTAGAGGAATGCCCAGAGCAATGCCCCGACACCGACCGCCGGAAGGTAACGCCGCAACGGCATCCGGCTGACCCCAGCTGCGAGATTGATCAAGGTCTGGAAGCCGACGGTGAGGAACGAGACGCTGACCACCGGCGGGCCCCACCGATTGAGCAGTCGGCTGGCCCGACCGAAGCCGGGCGACTCGATCAGCCGCCGCGCCCGGGTCCTCCGAGCGCCGGCCTGGGCGGCCCGTCCGAGCCAGTAGGTCAGATTGCCGCGGGCCAACGCGATCAGGAACAGCATCGAGACCGCGAGCGGATACGGCCAGGTCGAGAACAGTCCCGTCATCGCGTGTCGACCTGGTCCATGCCGCCATTGTACGGCGGCACTGAGGACGTCCTAACCCTCCGGGACTGGCAAGCTTGGCCCCATGCCAGCAGAGTTTCGGCCAGCAGAGTTCCGGATCGTCCGGCTGCAGATCCAGACCGGTCCGATGAAGGTCGGCCGGGCGCCACTCCGGCAGTACCGCACCGACGGTCTGCAGCAGGTCGAGCGACTCCTCATCGACGACCGCGGAAGCCACGGCGTCTGGACCGCCGACGACGGCCACGAACAACGGGCCATCGACGTCCACCACCGCGACCATCCCCAGTCCCGCAACCGCAAGGGCGGTGCCGGCCTCTCGGTCTTCGGCACCGGTGACTACGACGCGCTGCGGGAACGGTACGGGCCGCATCTGGTCGACGGAGCGGTCGGCGAGTCGGTGCTGGTCGACGCTCCGGCCGGGCTCGCCGACCTCGACTTCCCGACGACCTTCGCCATCCGTGGTGCCGCCGGCATGATCGCGTTCGTACAGGCCCGGGTCGCCGATCCGTGTGTGGAGTTCTCCCGGTTCTGCCTGGGCGAGCAACCGTCGCCGCAGGTCAGCGACGCCGTCCGCCAGGCATTGATCGACCTGGATGACGGTCATCGCGGCTACCGGGCGGCCGCCGCGGCGGCCGGCACCATCACCGTCGGCGACCGGTTGGTCCTCGGCCCGAGCTGAAACCGCTGGCCCTGCAGCCTCGCCGGCGGGGACAATCGAGCATGGCCAATGCTGTCCTGCACGACATCGTCCGACACAACACCTGGGCAACCCGGGCGCTGATCGACTTCGTCATCGCCCAACGCCTCACCCCGGATCAACTGACAGCGACCGGAGTCGGCACTTTCGGCACCATTCCGCAGACGCTGGAACACATCGTGATCTGTGACGCGAGCTATCTGCGCCGGCTGGCCATCATCGACATCGGCTGGGTGGACACGCCGACCGTCCTCGATCTCAGCGTGCTGCGGGACCGTGCCGAGGAGTTGATCGACCGCTGGGACCGGTGCCTGGCCGGACCACCGATCGACACCGAACGGATCGTGCTGGTCGACGACGACACCGAGCAGACCCGAGCCGGGATCCTGCTGGCCCAGGCGATCAACCACGCCAATCATCACCGCGAACAGGTCTGTGCCATCCTGACCGGACTGGGCATCCAGCCGCCCGACATCCAGGCCTGGGAGTACGCCTGGCAGTCCGGTCGGATCAGCGCGGTCGACGATTGCCACTGATCAGACGGCGTCCAGTCGGCCGGCTCCGGTGACCGTGATCACCGGCACCCCCTCGACATCACTGGCATCAAGATCGACAACGGCGGAGAATCCCCAGTCGTGATCACCCTCGGGGTCGTCGAAGATCTGCCGTACGGTCCAACGGCGACCAGCCTGTTCCATGATCAACATCGCCGGGCCGCGGGCGTCCGGCCCGAGCCCGATCTCGTCGTGATCATCGAAGTACGGTTCGATCGCGTCGGCCCAGACGTCAGCGTTCCAGCCGCGGTCGCCGTCCATGTCCGCCAACGCTTCCCAGTCCTCGCGGGCACACAGCTCGACCCGCCGGAACAGCGCGTTGCGGACCAGCACCCGGAAGGCACGGACGTTGCCGGTCACCGGCGGCGGACCATAATCGACTTCCGACCGGCCATCCTGATCAACACGGTGCAGCTCCGGGTGGGCCAGTTCCTCCCATTCCTCCAGCAGTGAGGAATCGGTCTGCCGGACGACCTCACCGAGCCACTCGATCAGATCCTGCACCTCGCCGGTCTTGGCTTCCTCGGGCACGGTCTGCCGCAGCGCGCGATAGCCGTCGGCGAGGTAACGCAACACCATGCCCTCCGATCGGGCCAGCCGGTAGGAGGCGACGAACTCGCTGAAGTTCATCGCCTGTTCGGCCATCTCCCGGATCACCGACTTGGGCGACAGTTCGGTGTCGGCCAGCCAGGGGTGGGTCTGCAGATAGGTCCGGTAGGCCGGCAACAACAGATCGGCCAGTGGCTGCGGATGCGTGACGTCGTCCAGCCGCTCCATCCGTTCCTCGTACTCCAGACCTTCGGCCT
Protein-coding sequences here:
- a CDS encoding response regulator transcription factor, whose product is MRVVVAEDLYLLRDGIVRLLESYGHQIVAATATGQETLTALIDTRPDVAVVDVRMPPTNTDEGLRAALDARRRIPGLPVLILSQHVEQLYARELLTDQTGGVGYLLKESVFDGDQFNDALQRVAAGGTALDPAVVAKLLARPTAASGLQRLTDRERSVLALMAEGLSNAAIANRLFLSESAISKYTTTTFDKLDISADDNANRRVLAVLAYLDQDSARRAR
- a CDS encoding DedA family protein, translating into MTGLFSTWPYPLAVSMLFLIALARGNLTYWLGRAAQAGARRTRARRLIESPGFGRASRLLNRWGPPVVSVSFLTVGFQTLINLAAGVSRMPLRRYLPAVGVGALLWAFLYATVGFVAFAAWFQLYERSPVLAIVALAVVVVGLLIFVLSQLRSRRSAVSEGDHRVDSTTGS
- a CDS encoding DinB family protein, which encodes MANAVLHDIVRHNTWATRALIDFVIAQRLTPDQLTATGVGTFGTIPQTLEHIVICDASYLRRLAIIDIGWVDTPTVLDLSVLRDRAEELIDRWDRCLAGPPIDTERIVLVDDDTEQTRAGILLAQAINHANHHREQVCAILTGLGIQPPDIQAWEYAWQSGRISAVDDCH